A single region of the Bradysia coprophila strain Holo2 unplaced genomic scaffold, BU_Bcop_v1 contig_235, whole genome shotgun sequence genome encodes:
- the LOC119077313 gene encoding uncharacterized protein LOC119077313, protein MISLDGCCWLLLALATVNVHGEKCLFSADDLTKIKSNEMVTIKSKDVMVFIKDNPNELAVLNFITNNRQRIHINDNYKFSLERIINFNGIANMDSATKLNQLVHESDEPHHAISNAHIRQRVVKIGGRVMLVHGIYGTIVTCSHQILSTNCALSSGGLTTSLVLAKLEPIAIAKLAPKIVAMTSRIGTVIGKFMPKVQFAIRLVGTKAAIKLLEVGGAALGGVFDVFDIAMNAKILVDCNTNGGCSDRDVRDSIVSMSISGVSFVAGIAFAALAMPGVGLVVSAVLMVGQLFYTAFSNVFEYRDKYHLTFGESTTYFFRSLVFLGPNEQVQMLAKRTEYIKFSANQMWETLDNYTDTVRGFGIGLGHISIHNNDVTPSRSVIDLTSQASRTLARVIPSSVNDNVEMICLPDFKGEDYENGVKSYHQSAVYYCDNAMVFIHKGRPKADTVIYNLQYVKNGEVKGSNEWNNVFQITKANEAVKLYGGRTVTNHFIFVDSPVSKSFHFSGGVDATNLIDMTNVERTPEILFTYGKKTFAMVQIPEGDSPSILVDVFDPAEDKRIYHYLAKSHSPNVVKCLSDSPSFDFLLLHTGGGNQDTHDTIIDCPRVVLSPFTTYMASEMSPSKIIFDVQTKGYKGEDLVSHINVGTGEIHLLFNQFELTSRDTTMSYNHAERTLTIAVKFQYTMEQANKFQILVHGYDLTQLSFRLFNRNQHMIVPRIPEIGDDTDRAAPIPYEVFAMCSQASYRNLIANNDDECIAQTISLYQDLPLLITVQFNDSQHHDSLIVGSPHSDVIRFTDHIKFGSGRNGNDMYSVKTDIDNALVILNYADDNALDFVAMQTEIPRALTRRNNSLVVGNVEVRDFFVSLQYQHIVFIDGDLKQYFPVTSTYEMTPFLGATLQQNAFFLDASFNHSHIVLHNGNDDADYEMYRDNDDLLILQQRADNISCVITIDNFYMAPDIWSNVTWMMYYTNGTLAERYGFIFDRFADIIDYKTKLQQDYGGIFAETRFTAGISVSLMGNLGTGNEDPDSDAFHINVIRIYESISAQNIEVKEGKGGNGMTQLVLTDKQSDAQFRIMNWGFKPNRISIIALPTNVEHFEPVTVRGLSRFDSNQAVEIQSLVHLAAENYDLLPSTTPLTMVGAKCIISNATLSGGEVDSFKCLGFQSLDEQVKFINKYCVPDTYDSFKTGTTMSQIRTTVKFLRNNIVLQHVFENSENDTCEAVLLKVYASDFVVNPDKLDLFTAIGDTNKFKEMIESGADPRQLTDDQLHRNVLHMAVISENFELIKFIVERRLVDINAYDTEDLSALHIALNRFYSRCGTDIIDKSCFNRSEVVNLLNIADYLLSKSATVKTPLKVATIVDLICIYVCDKYPNIQRFGDGFH, encoded by the exons atgatttCGTTGGACGGCTGTTGTTGGCTTCTTCTGGCATTAGCCACAGTAAACGTTCATGGGGAAAAATGCTTATTTTCGGCCGATgacttgacgaaaatcaaaagtaACGAAATGGTGACCATCAAGAGTAAAGACGTTATGGTGTTTATAAAGGACAATCCCAATGAGCTGGccgttttgaattttattaccaACAATCGACAGCGCATTCACATCAACGacaattacaaattttcattggaaCGAATCATCAATTTCAATGGCATAGCAAACATGGACTCTGCCACTAAATTGAATCAATTGGTCCATGAAAGTGATGAACCTCACCATGCCATCAGTAATGCGCATATCAGGCAACGTGTAGTCAAAATAGGTGGTCGTGTGATGTTAGTGCATGGCATTTATGGGACAATTGTGACATGTTCTCATCAGATTCTCAGCACAAATTGTGCTCTAAGTTCCGGCGGTCTAACCACATCGCTAGTGCTAGCCAAATTGGAACCAATTGCGATAGCGAAATTAGCACCGAAAATAGTGGCAATGACGTCACGAATTGGAACGGTAATCGGTAAATTTATGCCAAAGGTTCAATTCGCCATTCGGTTGGTTGGCACGAAAGCGGCAATAAAACTGCTGGAAGTGGGTGGAGCAGCATTGGGTGGTGTGTTCGATGTGTTCGACATTGCCATGAATGCAAAGATTCTGGTCGATTGTAACACTAATGGTGGTTGCAGCGATCGCGATGTTCGTGATAGCATTGTTTCGATGTCAATAAGCGGTGTTTCGTTTGTTGCTGGTATTGCGTTTGCTGCTTTGGCCATGCCCGGTGTTGGACTGGTTGTGAGTGCGGTGCTGATGGTCGGTCAATTGTTTTACACTGCCTTCAGCAACGTGTTCGAGTACAGAGACAAATATCATCTGACATTCGGCGAGAGCACAACTTACTTTTTCCGGTCGCTCGTGTTTCTCGGGCCGAACGAACAAGTTCAAATGCTGGCCAAACGTACGGAGTACATAAAATTCAGCGCAAACCAGATGTGGGAAACGTTGGACAATTATACGGACACGGTACGAGGTTTCGGTATCGGTTTGGGTCACATTTCGATACACAATAACGATGTGACACCGTCACGATCGGTCATCGATCTGACGAGCCAGGCTAGCAGAACTCTCGCACGTGTAATACCGAGTTCGGTCAATGATAACGTGGAAATGATTTGTTTGCCCGACTTTAAGGGCGAAGATTACGAAAATGGTGTGAAGAGCTACCATCAAAGTGCTGTTTATTACTGTGACAATGCGATGGTGTTCATTCACAAGGGTAGACCGAAGGCTGACACTGTCATCTACAATTTGCAGTATGTTAAGAATGGTGAGGTCAAAGGCAGTAACGAatggaacaacgtttttcaaatCACCAAAGCGAATGA AGCGGTGAAGCTGTACGGCGGCAGGACTGTGACCAACcactttatttttgtcgattcACCTGTTTCCAAATCATTTCACTTTTCCGGTGGAGTGGATGCGACAAATTTAATCGATATGACCAATGTCG AGAGAACGCCCGAAATTCTATTCACTTACGGCAAAAAGACCTTCGCAATGGTGCAGATACCAGAAGGTGATTCTCCTTCGATACTGGTCGATGTTTTCGATCCAGCCGAAGACAAACGAATCTATCACTATTTGGCTAAGTCCCATTCACCGAATGTCGTGAAATGCTTGTCCGACTCCCCATCCTTCGATTTCCTGTTGCTGCATACCGGCGGTGGAAATCAGGACACACACGATACTATCATTGACTGTCCGAGAGTCGTACTGTCACCGTTCACCACATACATGGCCAGTGAAATGAGTCCgtcgaaaatcattttcgacGTTCAAACAAAGGGCTACAAGGGCGAAGATCTTGTGTCCCATATCAACGTGGGAACGGGCGAAATTCACTTGCTATTCAATCAATTCGAATTGACGAGCAGGGATACAACCATGTCATACAATCATGCCGAACGAACGTTGACGATTGCCGTGAAATTCCAGTACACCATGGAACAGGCCAACAAATTTCAGATACTCGTTCACGGCTACGATCTGACTCAATTGTCCTTCCGTCTGTTCAATAGGAATCAGCATATGATCGTTCCTCGCATTCCCGAAATAGGTGACGACACTGATCGAGCAGCGCCAATCCCATACGAAGTGTTTGCAATGTGCTCGCAAGCGTCGTATCGAAATCTCATTGCGAATAATGACGACGAATGCATTGCCCAGACGATTTCACTGTACCAGGATTTGCCACTGCTAATCACAGTGCAGTTCAATGACAGCCAACACCATGACAGTCTGATCGTTGGCTCACCACATTCGGACGTTATTCGTTTCACCGATCATATTAAATTCGGCAGTGGTCGGAATGGTAACGACATGTACTCGGTGAAGACGGACATCGACAATGCGCTGGTGATATTGAATTATGCCGATGACAATGCGTTAGACTTCGTTGCAATGCAAACGGAAATACCGCGAGCGTTAACCAGACGAAACAACAGCCTAGTGGTTGGCAACGTTGAGGTCCGAgactttttcgtttcattgCAGTACCAGCACATCGTTTTCATCGATGGCGATTTGAAGCAATATTTCCCGGTAACGTCGACATACGAGATGACACCATTCTTGGGCGCAACGCTGCAGCAGAATGCGTTTTTCCTTGACGCCTCGTTCAATCATTCGCACATCGTGCTACATAATGGTAACGACGATGCTGATTATGAAATGTATCGCGACAACGATGACCTGCTGATTCTACAACAACGAGCCGACAACATTTCGTGTGTCATaacaattgataatttttacatGGCGCCCGACATTTGGTCGAATGTTACATGGATGATGTACTACACTAACGGAACATTGGCGGAACGTTACGGATTCATTTTCGATCGATTTGCCGACATCATTGACTACAAAACGAAGTTGCAACAAGATTACGGCGGAATATTTGCCGAGACTAGATTCACGGCTGGAATCTCAGTTTCTCTCATGGGAAATTTGGGTACGGGCAACGAGGACCCGGATTCTGACGCTTTCCACATCAACGTAATTCGAATCTATGAATCGATTTCGGcgcaaaatattgaagttaAGGAAGGGAAGGGTGGTAATGGCATGACTCAGTTAGTACTGACGGACAAACAATCCGACGCACAATTCCGAATTATGAACTGGGGTTTCAAACCGAACCGCATTTCCATCATTGCACTACCAACGAATGTCGAGCATTTCGAACCGGTAACGGTTCGTGGTCTCAGTCGTTTCGACTCAAATCAAGCAGTTGAAATACAATCGCTCGTGCATCTCGCTGCCGAGAATTACGATCTATTGCCAAGCACCACACCTCTGACCATGGTTGGCGCCAAATGTATCATTTCGAATGCAACCCTCAGTGGTGGTGAGGTGGATTCGTTTAAATGTCTCGGTTTCCAGTCACTCGACGAGCAGGTGAAATTCATTAACAAATATTGTGTACCCGACACATACGATTCGTTCAAGACCGGTACAACGATGAGCCAGATCCGTACGACCGTTAAATTTTTACGCAACAACATTGTGCTGCAGCATGTGTTCGAGAATAGCGAAAATGACACGTGCGAAGCAGTCCTGTTGAAAGTTTACGCATCGGATTTCGTTGTGAATCCGGATAAATTGGACCTTTTCACTGCCATTGGCGATACcaataaattcaaagaaatgatTGAAAGCGGAGCCGATCCACGTCAACTAACCGACGATCAGCTCCATCGTAATGTTCTACACATGGCCGTTATATccgaaaatttcgaattgataaaattcatCGTCGAACGTCGGCTGGTTGACATCAATGCATACGATACGGAAGATTTATCAGCACTGCATATCGCTTTGAATCGATTTTATTCGCGTTGCGGAACAGACATCATTGACAAGTCATGTTTCAATCGATCGGAAGTCGTTAATCTGTTGAACATCGCCGACTATCTTCTGTCGAAATCAGCCACAGTGAAAACGCCACTCAAAGTTGCAACCATTGTAGATCTGATATGCATTTACGTTTGCGACAAATATCCAAATATTCAAAGGTTTGGAGATGGTTTCCACTGA